The following are encoded together in the Bactrocera neohumeralis isolate Rockhampton chromosome 6, APGP_CSIRO_Bneo_wtdbg2-racon-allhic-juicebox.fasta_v2, whole genome shotgun sequence genome:
- the LOC126761925 gene encoding uncharacterized protein LOC126761925, which produces MGHYCDKLKVSEQHANTLECTTMVKSESENDRAGPDTTNAKPAIINKTDVTAHHKIVRETKVLVKKVQQTVCRISGESSEDFHTELAVLMPMQTLDAVFDLEEKILEKNYEDAVITYLFTLKGTSGDIGEVMKRVFGDEVLSLFNWDGRCGKKSLSELKIVSVALFEIFKLHGRIDFEKEVRKSVEQSHNRQKQKRYLLNKKTYNKISIKHHTKVSAVATAKELKEAGIAKLQP; this is translated from the exons ATGGGACACTACTGTGATAAGCTTAAGGTATCTGAGCAGCATGCTAATACACTCGAATGTACCACGATGGTGAAGAGCGAGAGCGAAAACGATAGGGCAGGACCGGACACAACTAATGCTAAGCCAGCG atAATTAATAAAACTGATGTCACGGCCCACCACAAAATCGTGCGAGAGACGAAAGTCCTAGTAAAAAAGGTGCAGCAGACAGTGTGCCGCATCTCGGGAGAAAGTTCCGAAGACTTTCACACCGAACTGGCAGTTCTTATGCCAATGCAGACCTTGGATGCGGTCTTTGATTTGGAGGAGaagatattagaaaaaaattatgaagatgcAGTT ATAACATATCTTTTCACTTTAAAGGGCACTTCTGGGGATATTGGCGAAGTTATGAAGCGAGTTTTTGGCGACGAAGTCCTCAGTTTGTTCAATTGGGATGGGAGGTGCGGGAAGAAATCGCTTTCAGAATTAAAAATAGTTAGCGTGGCTCTATTTG aaattttcaaactgcaTGGACGCATCGACTTCGAAAAGGAAGTCCGAAAGAGCGTTGAGCAAAGCCACAACAGGCAAAAGCAAAAACGCTATTTGCTgaacaaaaaaacttataacaaaatt AGTATCAAGCATCATACCAAAGTATCCGCTGTCGCTACTGCCAAAGAGTTGAAGGAAGCTGGCATTGCAAAACTCCAACCTTAA